The following coding sequences are from one Candidatus Sysuiplasma acidicola window:
- a CDS encoding TraB domain-containing protein: MIVLIGVGHVFDIGGAVKSLVIDAKPGAVCLELDECRLAGLLTKQHGEVTSRTYKSLGDFQSKMAESYGTTVGSEMLAAYEAAQLIGARIYCIDMNASEFFDRAFKSMSLREKVYLLINSFMARFTRKKKIEKELKQYEENGAEYIEEFGRRFPSLKKVLIDDRNTHMADRIRKIAEDSGNVAVIVGDGHVDGLKSLIDDLQVSIVRLKDLRDMQERGATAGTSGSQSGNSQATFSFSYR; this comes from the coding sequence ATGATCGTGCTCATCGGAGTCGGCCATGTCTTTGACATAGGTGGAGCGGTGAAATCGCTGGTGATTGATGCGAAACCCGGCGCAGTTTGTCTCGAACTCGACGAGTGCAGGCTCGCAGGACTCCTGACGAAGCAGCATGGCGAAGTTACATCGCGCACATACAAATCTCTCGGAGATTTTCAGTCAAAGATGGCAGAAAGTTACGGAACGACCGTCGGCTCTGAAATGCTTGCGGCGTATGAGGCGGCGCAGCTGATAGGTGCGAGGATATACTGCATAGACATGAATGCCAGCGAGTTTTTCGACCGCGCATTCAAGTCAATGTCACTGAGAGAGAAAGTGTACCTTCTGATCAATTCATTCATGGCCCGCTTTACCAGGAAGAAGAAAATCGAGAAGGAACTGAAACAGTACGAGGAAAACGGTGCCGAATATATAGAGGAGTTCGGCAGGCGTTTCCCTTCCTTGAAGAAGGTGCTCATTGACGACAGGAACACGCACATGGCCGACAGGATCAGAAAAATTGCGGAAGACAGCGGCAACGTCGCCGTCATCGTAGGAGACGGCCACGTGGATGGGCTGAAGAGTCTTATCGACGATCTGCAGGTCAGTATTGTAAGACTGAAGGATTTGCGCGATATGCAGGAGCGCGGCGCAACGGCCGGCACCTCAGGCAGTCAGAGTGGAAATAGCCAGGCGACTTTCTCTTTCAGTTATAGATGA
- a CDS encoding cobyrinate a,c-diamide synthase, with protein MKSAATGAVVIGAVSTGAGKTAVSMALMRLLAMNGVAVAPFKVGPDFIDTQFHEIAAGLRSINLDGFMTSANYIRETVAGKEAEGFFCIIEGMMGLFDGLSARADFASTAWVSKVLDAPVVLVLDVSATMRTAAAVASGVTQYARRRGVRIAGVILSRTGSKGHYEGCRSAIEGAGLRVLGHIPESPEFRIKERHLGLSLPENMQMIAPLVDSIAVTLGESLDIGEFIRLFSRPARQVSVRNKRTYDARARIGVATDYAFNFYYQDNMELLRRAGADIVPFSPINDKSVDMFDGLYIGGGYPELYASSISQNTPMLSSLRRAAENGMPVYAECGGFMALCRKLEFRGTSYSMAGVFDAAVALTQSPVIGYRKVRTNVTTLLGKRGLNARGHEFHYAAITDDAPEDRQRLFRVWNARTGNEEAAGLVSGNAAGSFLHLHFGSGRSMARNIVNACINYSRS; from the coding sequence GTGAAAAGTGCGGCAACGGGTGCAGTGGTCATAGGGGCCGTTTCAACCGGCGCGGGCAAGACCGCCGTTTCGATGGCACTGATGCGGTTGCTCGCAATGAACGGCGTGGCCGTCGCCCCGTTCAAGGTCGGACCGGATTTCATCGACACTCAGTTTCATGAAATCGCAGCGGGCCTCCGCTCCATAAACCTCGACGGTTTCATGACATCCGCAAACTACATCAGGGAAACAGTGGCGGGAAAGGAGGCGGAGGGATTTTTCTGCATAATAGAAGGTATGATGGGCCTGTTCGACGGGCTCAGCGCCAGAGCTGATTTCGCGAGCACGGCATGGGTATCGAAAGTGCTTGACGCACCCGTCGTGCTCGTGCTGGATGTGTCTGCGACGATGAGAACGGCTGCCGCCGTAGCATCGGGAGTGACGCAATATGCACGCAGAAGAGGCGTGCGCATTGCCGGTGTCATATTATCAAGGACCGGCAGCAAAGGTCACTACGAGGGATGCAGGAGCGCAATCGAGGGTGCCGGGCTCAGGGTCCTGGGTCACATTCCCGAATCACCGGAATTCAGAATCAAAGAAAGACATCTTGGACTCTCGCTCCCTGAAAACATGCAGATGATTGCACCGCTTGTGGATTCAATTGCCGTCACACTGGGAGAATCGCTAGATATCGGCGAATTTATCCGGTTGTTCTCCAGACCTGCAAGGCAAGTTTCAGTCAGGAACAAGCGCACATATGACGCCAGAGCGCGTATCGGTGTTGCCACGGATTATGCATTCAACTTCTATTACCAGGACAACATGGAACTCCTGCGCAGGGCCGGCGCAGACATTGTGCCGTTTTCTCCGATCAACGACAAGTCTGTGGACATGTTCGACGGGCTTTACATCGGCGGCGGTTACCCCGAACTGTACGCCTCGTCAATATCGCAGAATACGCCGATGCTTTCTAGCCTGAGGCGGGCCGCAGAGAATGGAATGCCGGTCTATGCCGAATGCGGCGGTTTCATGGCTCTGTGCAGGAAGCTTGAGTTCCGCGGCACGTCGTACAGCATGGCCGGTGTATTTGACGCGGCCGTAGCTCTCACGCAATCACCGGTAATAGGGTACAGGAAAGTCAGGACAAACGTCACAACACTTCTCGGAAAAAGGGGGCTGAACGCACGCGGGCACGAGTTCCATTATGCCGCAATCACAGACGATGCGCCAGAAGATCGGCAGAGGCTGTTCAGGGTGTGGAATGCTCGGACTGGAAATGAGGAAGCCGCAGGCCTGGTGTCTGGCAACGCGGCCGGCTCATTTCTGCATCTTCATTTCGGCTCGGGGAGGAGCATGGCCAGGAATATAGTCAACGCCTGCATAAATTACTCCAGATCATGA
- a CDS encoding CDC48 family AAA ATPase — MVFFLKKEDKILRVAESKTYDVGTGILRVDGQIMQHMGLVPGDYVQITGRKRTAAVLGASFPEDENRGIVRMDGIQRRNAGASLDDKVAISKVVPKNAVKITVAPVEELKLTGAEEYVSTVLDGRVVSKGDIVQLNVMGSRVELMVTGYVPSGSAAIISRNTKVTVSAKAAKDSPATLTGMSYDDIGGLSDEVKKVREMIELPLKHPELFERLGVEAPKGVLLHGPPGTGKTLLAKAVASETNANFYSIGGPEIMSKFYGESEERLREIFKQAEDNAPSIIFIDEIDSIAPKRDEVTGETERRVVAQLLALMDGLESRGKVVVIGATNRPNAIDGALRRPGRFDRELEIGVPDKKSRLEILQIHTRGMPISDDVRLEKLADMTHGYVGADLWALCKEAAMRSLRRMLPQIDVESEVVPAEVLRTLKVTMDDFATAFREMSPSGLREVLVEKPNVTWDDIGGLGGLKEELQQAIEWPLKYGAAFEKLDVAPPRGILLYGPPGTGKTLLAKAVAHESEANFINVKGPEFLSKWVGESEKAVREIFRKARLAAPCVIFIDEIDAVVPVRGGNAGDAQVTERVVSQMLTEMDGLEELHGVSVIAATNRADIIDPALLRPGRFDRIIYVPPPDLDSRKAILSIHTRKKPISDDVHIDKLAEKMNNYTGAEIAAVCNQAAMIAMKRHISKNSGALDEKALSGIRITQLDFEAAMRTIKPLSSEEMSRYEDMNRKFKSETAYPEL; from the coding sequence ATGGTGTTTTTCTTGAAGAAAGAGGACAAGATATTGAGGGTCGCCGAATCAAAGACGTATGATGTAGGCACAGGAATTCTCAGAGTCGACGGTCAGATAATGCAGCACATGGGCCTGGTTCCCGGTGACTATGTGCAGATAACAGGCAGGAAGAGAACCGCAGCCGTCCTGGGAGCTAGTTTTCCCGAGGATGAAAACAGGGGTATAGTGAGGATGGATGGCATACAGCGCAGGAATGCCGGCGCGTCTCTTGACGACAAGGTTGCCATTTCGAAGGTCGTTCCAAAGAACGCCGTCAAAATCACGGTCGCACCGGTCGAGGAGCTGAAGCTCACCGGAGCGGAGGAATATGTCTCAACAGTTCTGGACGGCAGGGTCGTTTCCAAAGGCGACATCGTGCAGCTGAACGTGATGGGCAGCAGGGTTGAACTGATGGTCACCGGCTATGTGCCCAGCGGATCGGCCGCGATAATATCCCGGAACACAAAAGTCACCGTATCGGCCAAAGCGGCCAAAGACTCGCCGGCAACGTTGACCGGTATGTCGTACGACGACATCGGTGGTCTCTCCGATGAGGTGAAGAAGGTCAGGGAGATGATTGAGCTGCCGCTCAAGCATCCGGAACTCTTCGAGCGCCTCGGCGTCGAGGCACCGAAGGGCGTGCTGCTCCACGGGCCTCCGGGCACGGGCAAGACGCTGCTTGCTAAAGCGGTGGCCAGCGAAACGAATGCAAATTTCTACAGCATCGGCGGCCCGGAGATAATGAGCAAGTTCTACGGGGAGAGCGAAGAGCGTCTGCGCGAGATCTTCAAGCAGGCGGAGGACAACGCACCGAGCATCATATTCATAGACGAGATAGACAGCATAGCGCCGAAGAGGGACGAAGTCACCGGTGAGACGGAGCGCAGGGTGGTGGCACAGCTGCTGGCGCTCATGGACGGGCTCGAAAGCAGGGGAAAGGTAGTCGTCATCGGCGCAACGAACAGGCCAAACGCCATCGACGGCGCACTCAGGAGACCGGGAAGGTTTGACAGGGAGTTAGAGATAGGTGTCCCGGACAAGAAGAGCAGGCTCGAAATATTGCAGATACACACAAGGGGCATGCCAATCTCGGACGACGTCAGACTCGAAAAGCTGGCCGACATGACCCATGGATATGTCGGGGCCGATCTGTGGGCGCTGTGCAAGGAAGCCGCAATGCGCTCGCTGAGAAGGATGCTCCCGCAGATAGATGTGGAATCTGAAGTCGTTCCGGCAGAGGTGCTCCGCACGCTGAAGGTGACGATGGACGATTTCGCAACAGCATTCAGGGAGATGTCTCCATCGGGCCTTCGCGAAGTGCTCGTAGAAAAGCCGAATGTCACATGGGACGATATCGGTGGGCTCGGCGGACTGAAGGAGGAATTGCAGCAGGCCATAGAGTGGCCGCTCAAATACGGTGCTGCGTTCGAGAAACTCGATGTTGCCCCGCCCAGGGGCATACTCCTGTACGGGCCTCCGGGCACGGGCAAGACGCTGCTTGCGAAAGCGGTGGCACATGAAAGCGAGGCGAACTTCATCAATGTCAAGGGACCCGAGTTTCTGAGCAAGTGGGTCGGAGAGAGCGAGAAAGCCGTCAGGGAGATATTCAGGAAGGCTCGACTCGCGGCGCCCTGCGTCATATTTATAGATGAAATCGACGCAGTCGTCCCTGTTCGCGGCGGCAATGCAGGCGACGCGCAGGTGACTGAGCGTGTTGTCAGTCAGATGCTTACCGAAATGGACGGACTCGAAGAGCTTCACGGTGTGTCCGTGATAGCTGCAACAAACAGGGCAGACATAATAGACCCGGCACTACTGAGGCCCGGCAGATTCGACAGAATCATATATGTTCCTCCGCCGGATCTCGATTCCAGGAAGGCTATACTGTCCATACACACAAGGAAGAAACCAATTTCTGACGACGTGCACATTGACAAGCTTGCCGAAAAGATGAACAACTACACAGGTGCTGAAATTGCAGCGGTGTGCAACCAGGCGGCCATGATTGCCATGAAGCGTCACATATCGAAGAACAGCGGTGCGCTGGACGAAAAAGCGCTCTCCGGCATCAGGATCACGCAGTTGGATTTCGAAGCGGCAATGAGGACGATAAAACCGCTCTCGTCCGAAGAGATGTCACGCTACGAGGACATGAACAGGAAGTTCAAATCCGAGACGGCATATCCTGAACTGTGA
- a CDS encoding transposase — MDSTSQCPCGATHDRDFNAARNIWSRSNPVCLPVTLAGAGG; from the coding sequence GTGGACAGCACATCACAATGCCCGTGCGGTGCCACACATGACCGTGACTTCAACGCAGCCAGGAACATATGGTCACGGTCGAACCCGGTGTGTCTGCCCGTGACCCTGGCAGGAGCGGGAGGCTGA
- a CDS encoding DoxX family protein, with product MAGSYLLIQGLQDYGLLVLRVVIGFALIVHGYPKIGSRRNSIINVMRTRGIPGPVTLLVGYFQFVAGILLVLGAGTQIVGLLVAVEALVAVYLYSRIMGKSYAFGYERDIAYFAMGLALFFLGAGAISVDHYLIPLI from the coding sequence ATGGCTGGATCGTATTTATTGATACAGGGTTTGCAGGATTACGGACTGCTTGTGCTCAGGGTGGTTATCGGTTTCGCACTCATTGTTCACGGCTACCCAAAGATAGGCTCCAGGCGAAATTCCATAATTAACGTAATGCGGACCAGAGGCATACCCGGCCCTGTGACGCTGCTTGTGGGATACTTCCAGTTTGTGGCAGGAATACTGCTGGTATTAGGGGCCGGAACGCAGATCGTCGGTCTGCTCGTGGCAGTAGAGGCGCTGGTGGCCGTCTACCTGTACTCCCGCATTATGGGGAAGAGCTATGCCTTCGGTTATGAAAGGGACATTGCCTATTTCGCCATGGGTCTGGCGCTATTTTTCCTCGGTGCCGGAGCGATAAGCGTTGACCATTATCTCATACCGCTGATCTGA
- a CDS encoding cob(I)yrinic acid a,c-diamide adenosyltransferase, whose translation MSKVYTRTGDTGKTSLITGERVAKTDPMVEALGSIDELNSVIGMAIPEIRDELLATILRRIQSELFALGADLNSSGKEIKNLPRVGSVMTERLEREIDGMLARIPEQRTFILPGGGRAGGLLHFARAVSRRAERRVVAASGKEGFNPEILRYLNRLADFLHVAARYANNADGKEEKAPVY comes from the coding sequence ATGTCGAAGGTCTATACGAGAACTGGAGATACCGGCAAAACAAGCCTGATAACAGGCGAAAGAGTCGCGAAAACAGATCCGATGGTGGAGGCGCTAGGCTCGATCGATGAACTGAACAGTGTCATCGGCATGGCCATTCCCGAAATCAGAGATGAACTGCTGGCGACAATACTGAGGAGAATACAGAGCGAACTTTTTGCGCTGGGAGCCGATCTGAATTCATCTGGCAAGGAGATAAAGAACCTGCCCAGAGTCGGAAGCGTAATGACAGAGCGACTGGAAAGGGAAATTGACGGCATGCTTGCCAGAATACCTGAACAGCGGACATTCATACTTCCCGGCGGAGGAAGAGCCGGTGGACTTCTCCACTTCGCAAGAGCGGTGTCCAGAAGAGCAGAAAGGAGAGTCGTTGCCGCGTCAGGAAAGGAGGGATTCAACCCCGAAATATTGAGATACCTGAACAGGCTGGCCGATTTCCTTCACGTGGCTGCGAGATATGCCAATAATGCGGACGGGAAGGAAGAGAAGGCACCTGTCTACTGA